Proteins from a genomic interval of Oreochromis aureus strain Israel breed Guangdong linkage group 6, ZZ_aureus, whole genome shotgun sequence:
- the pold4 gene encoding DNA polymerase delta subunit 4 produces MTTKRRLITDSFKVVKRSRKGGKREKSPTPPPSPQKEADRIREEELEKLRQFDLDWSFGPCTGISRLQRWERAKLHGLNPPEEIRDLLLQTHADPEYNLSLWSGYPL; encoded by the exons ATGACAACCAAGCGCAGACTTATCACGGACTCATTCAAAGTGGTGAAGAGATCCAGAAAAGGAGGGAAGCGAGAGAAGAGCcccactcctcctccttcccCACAGAAAG AGGCTGACAGAATTAGAGAGGAGGAACTGGAGAAGCTCCGACAGTTTGACCTCGACTGGAGTTTTGGGCCTTGCACAG GTATCAGCAGGCTGCAGAGGTGGGAGAGAGCAAAGCTTCATGGTCTGAACCCACCTGAGGAGATCAGAGACCTGCTGCTGCAAACCCACGCCGACCCAGAGTACAACctgag cTTGTGGAGTGGATATCCTCTCTGA